One Pseudobutyrivibrio xylanivorans genomic window, ACTCGTAGACGAATTAAGCTCCTCAGCCTTTGGCCTAATTGGAATGATTATAGCGGTCACAGGTATACTAGCAATGCTTATTGGTTTCTTGTGGAGCTCAAACATAGCCGTAAATATTAAGCTTCATCATCTTTGGGGAAACAGCTTAATATGCAGATTTTTTAGACTTATTAATAAATGGTTTTGGATTATTGATGGAGAAACAAAACAGATTCGTTCAACAGTAAAGTGGACAAATAGAATTTGGGGGATATTTATTCTAATAGCTTTTATTGAATTTATTTGCATAAATGTGACAGAGTCAGTAAATATTCTCTTATTCTGGTCACTAGAAAAAATCGCATTTGCGATAATATTACACAGACTACTGATGAGCTATGCAAAAATAAAAGGAACGGCACTGGCTCTTGCAGAGGGAGACACTACATCCCAGGTTGACTTAAATGGAATGCCACTTTTCTTAGAAGAGCATGCAAAGGCAATGAATGACATTCAGTCTGGTATTTCAGTGGCACTTGAAGAGCGAACCAAGAGTGAGCGCATGAAGACAGAGCTTATCACAAATGTTTCTCACGACATTAAGACTCCTCTTACCTCAATAATCAATTATGTTGACTTACTTTCGAAGGAAAAAATTGAAAATGAGAAAGCAACAGAATATCTTGAGGTTTTAGACAGACAGTCAAAGAGATTAAAGAAGCTCATCGAGGATTTGATTGAGGCATCAAAGGTTTCTACTGGGAATATAAAGTTCAACATAGAAAACGTAAATGCGGTAACTCTTTTAAATCAGTCCATCGGAGAATTTACCGACAGACTGGAAGCTAACAAGATATCTGTGGTCACCAGCTTGCCAGAAAAAGATGTATACCTGCAGGCTGACAACAGATATTTATGGCGCGTATTTGATAATCTTATGAGCAATATCGTGAAGTATGCCCAGCCTAATACCAGAGCCTACATTGATTTGGAGCAGGACGAAAATAAGCTTAGGTTTGTTTTTAGAAACACCTCTAAGGAAGAGCTGAATATTTCGGCAGATGAGCTTATGGAAAGATTTGTTAGAGGTGATAAATCCCGTTACACAGATGGCAATGGTCTTGGTCTTTCAATTGCCAGAAGTCTTACTGAGGCAATGGGTGGAACATTGAAGCTTTCCATTGATGGAGATCTGTTTAAGGCGGTTGTAGAATTTAACAAGAATTAAATATCAAAAGGTTTATGAGTTGTCAAATAGGATAAATAGATTTAAAATCATAAAAGACAAAGACGTCTGCTTTTTAGCGGGCGTCTTTTATTTTTTTCGGGAAGGAATACTAAAGTGAAAGATGGATTTATAAAAATTGCATGTGCTACACCTGATATTAAGGTGGCTGATACTGAGCATAATGCAGCTGAGATAGTTAGATTAGCAAATGAAGCATATGAGCAGGGAGTAAAGATTATTTGCTTTCCAGAATTATGTATAACTGGATATACCTGTGGAGATTTATTTTTGCAGGACACATTGCTGAAGGGTGCAGTGAAGGCCGCGGAAGATATCGCGTGTGCCACAGCAGAGCTGGATATTGTGACAATAGTTGGACTGCCATATCAGGTAAAAGGCAAGCTTTATAATATTGCAGCAGTGATTAAAGGTGGAAAGGTTATCGGTGCCACAGCTAAAAAGAATATTCCAAACTACAGTGAATTTTATGAGCTGAGACATTTTACGCCAGCTGATGACAGTCTGATGGAAGAGATTAGCTTTGGTGCAGCAGGCTCCGCAGTCCTTTGCAGTAACCATATTTTCACCTGTAAAGAAATAAGCAATCTAAAATTTGGAATCGAGATTTGCGAGGATCTTTGGGTGGCAGATACGCCATCAGTAAAATTGGCAAAAAGCGGTGCCACTATTATTTTCAATCTGTCAGCCAGTGATGAGGTGATTGGAAAGGCTGATTACAGAAGAAATCTTATTAAGGCAAAATCAGGAAGCCTTCTTTGTGTATACGCCTATGCAGATGCAGGTGTGGGAGAGTCCACACAGGATATGGTTTTTGCAGGTCATAATATTATTGCAGAAAATGGTACCGTATATGCGGAATCAAAAATTTTTGAAAATGAGATGATGATAGCTGACGTGGATGTGGACAGATTAGTACACGAACGTAGACGTATGAATACATTTAACGTAAATACGGATTATGAAGGCCATGAGTCAGTATTTTCATTAAAGCTTGAAGAGACAAATATAAAATTTGCTCCATCAAAGACACCATTCGTACCTACAGTAAAATATGATTTGGAAAGTCGCTGTGAGGAGATTCTTACCATGCAGGCAGTAGGTCTCATGACAAGAATCAGACATATTGGTTGTAAAAATGTAGTCTTAGGATTATCTGGAGGCCTCGATTCCACCCTTGCTCTGATTGTTATAGTTCATGCCTATGACAGGTTAGGACTTGATAAAAAGGGAATCCATTGCATTACAATGCCATGCTTTGGCACCACAGACAGAACCTACACCAATGCCTGCAGATTAGCAGAAGCATACGGTACGACACTTGAAGAAATAAATATTAAAGCCAGCGTCAGCCAGCACTTTGAAGATATTGGTCAGGATAGTAGCAATCATGATGTTACCTACGAGAATGGTCAGGCAAGAGAGCGCACCCAGATTCTTATGGACAAGGCAAACATGCTTGGTGGAATTGTAATTGGTACAGGTGATTTGTCGGAGCTTGCTTTGGGGTGGGCTACCTATAATGGGGACCATATGTCAATGTACGCGGTTAATTCATCGATTCCAAAGACACTCGTAAGATGGCTTGTGGAATATGAGGCAAACAGAACAGATGGAATTCTCAGCAGCACACTGAAAGATATTTTTGATACACCAGTCAGCCCAGAGCTTTTGCCACCAGATGAGGATGGAGAGATTTCACAGAAGACAGAAGACCTGGTGGGACCATACGAGCTTCATGATTACT contains:
- a CDS encoding NAD(+) synthase; translation: MKDGFIKIACATPDIKVADTEHNAAEIVRLANEAYEQGVKIICFPELCITGYTCGDLFLQDTLLKGAVKAAEDIACATAELDIVTIVGLPYQVKGKLYNIAAVIKGGKVIGATAKKNIPNYSEFYELRHFTPADDSLMEEISFGAAGSAVLCSNHIFTCKEISNLKFGIEICEDLWVADTPSVKLAKSGATIIFNLSASDEVIGKADYRRNLIKAKSGSLLCVYAYADAGVGESTQDMVFAGHNIIAENGTVYAESKIFENEMMIADVDVDRLVHERRRMNTFNVNTDYEGHESVFSLKLEETNIKFAPSKTPFVPTVKYDLESRCEEILTMQAVGLMTRIRHIGCKNVVLGLSGGLDSTLALIVIVHAYDRLGLDKKGIHCITMPCFGTTDRTYTNACRLAEAYGTTLEEINIKASVSQHFEDIGQDSSNHDVTYENGQARERTQILMDKANMLGGIVIGTGDLSELALGWATYNGDHMSMYAVNSSIPKTLVRWLVEYEANRTDGILSSTLKDIFDTPVSPELLPPDEDGEISQKTEDLVGPYELHDYFLYYMLRFGFSPSKIFRLAQKSFEGDYSREEILKWLKKFYWRFFSQQFKRSCMSDGPKVGTVTLSPRGDFRMPSDAAVNLWMKEIEGI